In Desulfovibrio oxyclinae DSM 11498, a single genomic region encodes these proteins:
- a CDS encoding SurA N-terminal domain-containing protein encodes MRKIAALTIGILLIFASAAMAEEYVFDRILVKVNDGIITESDLQMKLKNVKEKAKEQGKEITPEAMEQIRAKILDKMVEDLLLDMEAQTYGITVDDEDIDEEIAYIKSQRNLSDEQLLEILSQDGLTIADFRDQLRDSIKKNRIVNHMVHNKVLVTDTELKQEYEQNIDQYSTGEMVDISVIVLPVDVASEEVLKRINDGEMTFAEAADKYSVGPGAGDGGKVNDVMRQALAQEWQDALKGLEPGQMTDPTLIGGKETIILLRKVKPGEVTPFKEVKDKLLKRMMAERRKEIFEEYFEELHEKAVITYMDKNNGGE; translated from the coding sequence ATGCGCAAAATTGCAGCATTGACCATAGGCATCCTTTTGATCTTCGCTTCCGCGGCCATGGCCGAGGAGTATGTCTTTGACCGCATCCTGGTGAAGGTCAACGATGGCATTATCACGGAATCCGACCTCCAGATGAAGCTGAAAAATGTCAAGGAGAAGGCCAAGGAGCAGGGGAAGGAAATCACCCCTGAAGCCATGGAGCAGATCCGTGCCAAGATTCTTGACAAGATGGTCGAGGATCTGTTGCTCGACATGGAAGCCCAGACTTATGGAATTACCGTGGACGATGAGGACATCGACGAAGAGATCGCTTACATCAAAAGCCAGCGGAACCTTTCCGATGAGCAGCTGTTGGAGATCCTTTCGCAAGACGGCCTCACCATCGCGGATTTCCGGGACCAGTTGCGGGACTCCATCAAGAAGAATCGCATCGTGAACCACATGGTCCACAACAAGGTGCTGGTCACCGATACCGAACTCAAACAGGAATACGAGCAAAACATCGACCAGTATTCCACGGGGGAGATGGTTGATATTTCGGTCATCGTCCTTCCCGTTGACGTTGCCAGCGAAGAGGTTCTCAAACGCATAAACGATGGCGAAATGACCTTTGCCGAGGCGGCCGACAAGTATTCCGTGGGCCCCGGGGCCGGAGACGGCGGCAAGGTCAACGACGTCATGCGACAGGCGCTCGCACAAGAGTGGCAGGACGCCCTCAAGGGGTTGGAGCCCGGGCAGATGACGGACCCCACCCTTATCGGTGGCAAGGAGACCATCATCCTGCTGCGCAAGGTCAAGCCGGGTGAAGTGACTCCTTTCAAGGAAGTTAAGGACAAACTGCTCAAGCGCATGATGGCCGAACGCCGCAAGGAAATTTTCGAGGAATACTTTGAGGAGCTGCACGAAAAGGCAGTTATTACGTACATGGACAAGAATAACGGCGGAGAATAA
- a CDS encoding helix-turn-helix domain-containing protein, producing MTFQEMGEELRKARESRGMSLDEVVEITKISRRNIVALEEGNTDHLPHPVYAKGFVRSYARLLGLDGEELAMVVDQIIPEDEDNLPSGYGDTREADKALAAHESSGGSGKSRLPSILLFIVLLAALVGAVIYFGKLYTVLDKPTASVEEPAETATMEDSSANKASEPDQSASSEESGASLADETEQPSADIAEAPAANAAGAKQEAVGGADSAATQVDAADARAATDAATEAPARTVEAEVPEDVETVGEETDESQDQFRYAHNIVIRAVTEAGTWVGVWKGDEEKLYRDFILQNGEPLRLKFNSKRRIRIGNAGGVEVTHNGEPMELNAEKGSVKTLVFDVP from the coding sequence ATGACATTTCAGGAAATGGGCGAAGAGCTCAGAAAGGCGCGCGAAAGCCGGGGCATGTCCCTGGATGAAGTCGTCGAAATCACCAAGATAAGCCGCAGGAATATCGTGGCGCTGGAAGAGGGCAACACCGACCACTTGCCGCATCCGGTCTACGCCAAAGGGTTCGTCAGGAGCTACGCGCGCCTGCTCGGTCTCGACGGCGAGGAGCTGGCCATGGTGGTGGATCAGATCATTCCGGAAGACGAGGACAACCTTCCTTCCGGGTATGGTGACACAAGGGAGGCGGACAAGGCGCTCGCCGCGCACGAATCCTCCGGCGGCTCCGGAAAGAGTCGTCTGCCTTCAATCCTGCTGTTCATCGTCCTGCTTGCCGCACTCGTCGGGGCTGTTATCTATTTCGGCAAGCTGTACACGGTGCTGGACAAGCCTACCGCCTCGGTGGAGGAGCCTGCCGAAACCGCTACCATGGAAGACTCCTCGGCCAACAAGGCGAGCGAACCGGATCAGTCCGCTTCCAGTGAAGAGTCAGGTGCCAGCCTTGCTGATGAAACGGAACAGCCTAGCGCTGACATCGCTGAAGCCCCGGCCGCCAACGCCGCCGGGGCCAAACAGGAAGCAGTCGGGGGCGCAGACAGTGCCGCGACTCAGGTAGACGCTGCCGATGCGAGGGCTGCAACCGACGCCGCTACGGAAGCTCCCGCAAGGACGGTTGAGGCGGAAGTTCCTGAAGACGTGGAAACCGTCGGCGAGGAAACGGACGAATCGCAGGATCAGTTTCGCTACGCGCACAACATCGTCATCCGCGCAGTGACCGAGGCCGGTACATGGGTCGGGGTCTGGAAGGGTGATGAAGAAAAGCTCTACAGGGATTTCATCCTGCAAAACGGCGAACCGCTTCGCCTCAAGTTCAACAGCAAGCGCCGTATCCGCATCGGCAACGCCGGCGGCGTCGAAGTGACGCACAACGGCGAACCCATGGAACTCAACGCGGAAAAGGGCAGCGTCAAGACGCTCGTATTCGACGTTCCCTAG
- the recO gene encoding DNA repair protein RecO, with translation MRSTEKAIVLKVGRFREADAWVRILTPTHGIFNAFAFGGLRSRRRFTGCLDTLNHVLFSIAANKTGTYYSLEEGSLIHGFQEVKKNPAVQGLAVNCVQFVRMLDPSPGQDSRIVYDLLLETLEMLEEKLPSGDMVPFLFRAKAAFDLGYRPAFDICASCGREAEGMRAPLVSVESGQVFCAACQSRRKAVDGVVRRVSPGVLRSLEWIRNSRPADWARLGMTADVARQSRRLIEAFVAYHLGLQWENGYYKKV, from the coding sequence ATGCGGTCCACCGAAAAAGCCATAGTGCTCAAGGTCGGCCGGTTCCGGGAAGCCGATGCCTGGGTCCGCATCCTGACCCCCACCCACGGAATATTCAACGCATTCGCCTTCGGAGGGCTTCGCAGCCGCAGACGCTTTACAGGTTGCCTCGATACCCTCAACCACGTCCTCTTCTCCATTGCAGCCAATAAAACCGGTACCTACTATTCCCTTGAGGAAGGGTCGTTGATTCACGGTTTTCAAGAGGTCAAGAAGAACCCTGCGGTGCAGGGACTGGCGGTCAACTGCGTACAGTTCGTGCGGATGCTCGATCCTTCGCCGGGGCAGGACTCGCGTATAGTGTATGATCTTCTGCTGGAAACGCTGGAGATGCTGGAAGAGAAGCTGCCTTCGGGCGATATGGTGCCGTTTTTGTTCCGGGCCAAGGCCGCTTTCGACCTCGGGTACCGTCCGGCCTTCGACATCTGCGCCTCCTGCGGCAGAGAGGCAGAGGGCATGCGCGCTCCGCTGGTGAGCGTGGAGTCCGGACAGGTGTTCTGCGCCGCTTGTCAATCGCGGCGGAAAGCGGTAGACGGAGTGGTTCGCCGGGTCTCGCCGGGAGTCCTCAGGTCATTGGAATGGATCCGGAACTCCCGCCCCGCCGACTGGGCGCGTCTCGGCATGACCGCTGACGTGGCCCGCCAGAGCCGCCGTCTCATCGAGGCGTTCGTTGCCTACCACCTCGGACTCCAGTGGGAGAACGGGTATTACAAAAAGGTTTGA
- the glyQ gene encoding glycine--tRNA ligase subunit alpha: MNFQDVILTLQDFWSKNGCVVTQPVDIEVGAGTFNPSTFFRVIGPEPWNVAYVEPSRRPTDGRYGENPNRLQHYFQFQVILKPSPDNVQELYLESLAALGIKADEHDVRFVEDDWESPTLGAWGLGWEVWLNGMEITQFTYFQQVGGIDLKPVSVELTYGLERICMYLQEKESVYDLQWNDRVTYGDVYHQNEVEMSKYNFELSNQDMLFDLFDKFEAECLNLCEEGLPWPAYDYCLKCSHSFNLLDARGAISITERAAYIGRVRNLASKIAHLYAAQREEMGYPMLGK, from the coding sequence ATGAATTTTCAGGATGTTATTCTGACCCTGCAGGATTTCTGGTCCAAAAACGGCTGCGTCGTCACTCAGCCCGTTGATATCGAGGTGGGCGCGGGGACTTTCAACCCCTCCACCTTTTTCCGGGTGATCGGGCCGGAACCGTGGAATGTGGCCTATGTCGAGCCCTCCCGCCGTCCCACCGACGGACGCTACGGGGAGAACCCGAACCGTTTGCAGCATTATTTCCAGTTTCAGGTGATCCTGAAGCCCTCGCCGGACAACGTGCAGGAGCTGTATCTGGAGAGCCTTGCCGCGCTTGGCATCAAGGCCGACGAGCACGACGTCCGCTTTGTGGAGGATGACTGGGAATCCCCGACGCTCGGCGCATGGGGGCTTGGCTGGGAAGTCTGGCTCAACGGCATGGAGATCACGCAGTTCACCTACTTCCAGCAGGTGGGCGGCATCGACCTCAAGCCGGTGAGCGTGGAGCTGACCTACGGCCTTGAGCGCATCTGCATGTACCTGCAGGAGAAGGAATCCGTCTACGACCTGCAGTGGAACGACCGGGTTACCTACGGCGACGTCTACCACCAGAACGAAGTGGAGATGTCCAAGTACAACTTTGAGCTGTCCAATCAGGACATGCTCTTCGACCTGTTCGACAAGTTCGAGGCCGAGTGCCTGAACCTGTGCGAAGAAGGACTGCCGTGGCCCGCGTACGATTACTGCCTCAAGTGCTCGCACAGCTTCAACCTGCTGGACGCCCGGGGCGCCATCTCCATTACGGAGCGGGCCGCCTACATCGGTCGCGTGCGCAATCTGGCTTCGAAGATCGCCCACCTCTACGCCGCGCAGCGCGAGGAAATGGGCTATCCCATGCTGGGTAAATAA
- the glyS gene encoding glycine--tRNA ligase subunit beta, with protein sequence MAEFVFEIGTEEMPARFVPKLAAELKQLFRASLEEAMIGFESVDTYATPRRITAHVVGIAAKQRSEEETVTGPPVRIAFDEDGNLTKAGQGFAKTQGVAEDQLYKLETGKGEYLAATKTVGGGDTFDILPALCSKALDGLSFPKRMRWGDYDLLFGRPVRWLLALLDDKVVEFTLENLTSGRITRGHRVMGPGPFEVASAADYFRIMQEDCKVVIDPEKRKNLIVEEGNRLASEAGGSIVWKDGLLDEVANLVEYPVPILGDIGEMYLELPREVLLTSMQSHQKSFGVQKDDGSLLPHFLTTLNIEPRDRALVKKGWERVLKARLEDARFFWEADIKTDFEHWLAKLDKVVFLGPLGSMGDKTRRLEKVCGWVADELGDSKDVLPGDIDRFARAGRLSKADLVSEMVNEFDSLQGLMGGIYARRAGKGDIVADAVAEQYLPAGPETPVPSTLPGAVLSMADKADTLAGCFGIKKVPTGANDPYALRRCALGICRIIMEHGLDLDLEQLLRHAQAAYSEDVKWKVTQEESLEMLLDFFAQRLRAMFTGQGFATRVVDAAIGAGYSDIHTLKARLEALSRFSESEGFEQAVLTFKRAANIIRKQGEEAGQELTGGFDLDMLEDDAEKALAERMEESAPRFEQLWADGDFDGLFGQLAELRPSVDAFFDNVMVMCEDSSLRANRLNLLKALVDRLGRLADFNALQV encoded by the coding sequence ATGGCCGAATTCGTTTTCGAGATCGGAACCGAGGAAATGCCCGCCCGCTTCGTGCCGAAGCTCGCGGCTGAATTGAAACAACTTTTCCGCGCCTCGCTTGAGGAAGCCATGATCGGCTTCGAAAGCGTGGACACCTACGCTACCCCGCGCCGTATCACCGCCCATGTGGTTGGAATCGCCGCGAAGCAGCGCTCCGAGGAAGAGACCGTCACCGGACCTCCGGTGCGTATCGCCTTTGACGAGGACGGCAACCTGACCAAGGCAGGGCAGGGCTTCGCCAAGACGCAGGGCGTTGCAGAGGATCAGCTCTACAAGCTGGAGACCGGCAAGGGTGAGTATCTGGCCGCCACCAAGACCGTCGGCGGTGGAGACACCTTCGACATTCTTCCCGCGCTCTGCTCCAAGGCGTTGGACGGCCTGAGCTTCCCCAAGCGTATGCGCTGGGGCGATTACGACCTGCTTTTCGGACGTCCGGTCCGCTGGCTGCTGGCCCTGCTGGACGACAAGGTGGTCGAGTTTACGCTTGAGAACCTGACTTCGGGTCGCATCACCCGCGGACACCGCGTGATGGGGCCGGGGCCGTTCGAAGTGGCATCCGCTGCCGATTATTTCCGCATCATGCAAGAAGACTGCAAGGTCGTCATCGATCCGGAGAAGCGCAAGAATCTCATCGTCGAGGAAGGCAACCGCCTCGCGTCCGAAGCGGGTGGCAGCATCGTCTGGAAGGACGGTCTGCTGGACGAAGTTGCGAACCTTGTCGAGTACCCGGTGCCCATTCTCGGCGACATCGGGGAAATGTATCTTGAACTGCCCCGCGAAGTGCTGCTCACCAGTATGCAGTCGCACCAGAAGAGCTTCGGCGTGCAGAAGGATGACGGCTCGCTGCTGCCGCATTTCCTGACGACCCTGAACATCGAGCCCCGGGATCGCGCTCTGGTCAAGAAAGGCTGGGAGCGGGTGCTCAAGGCACGTCTTGAAGATGCGCGCTTCTTCTGGGAAGCGGACATCAAGACCGACTTCGAGCACTGGCTCGCCAAGCTGGACAAGGTCGTGTTCCTCGGTCCGTTGGGCAGCATGGGCGACAAGACCCGCAGGCTGGAAAAGGTCTGCGGCTGGGTGGCGGACGAGCTGGGCGACTCCAAGGACGTCCTGCCCGGCGACATTGACCGCTTTGCCCGCGCCGGTCGTCTTTCCAAGGCTGATCTGGTTTCTGAAATGGTCAACGAGTTCGATTCCCTGCAGGGCCTGATGGGCGGCATCTACGCCCGCCGTGCCGGAAAGGGCGATATCGTGGCCGACGCCGTGGCGGAGCAGTATCTGCCCGCCGGTCCGGAAACTCCGGTCCCCTCGACGCTGCCCGGTGCCGTTCTCTCCATGGCCGATAAGGCCGACACCCTCGCGGGCTGCTTCGGCATCAAGAAGGTACCCACGGGCGCCAATGACCCGTACGCTCTTCGCCGCTGCGCGCTGGGCATCTGTCGCATCATCATGGAGCACGGTCTGGACCTCGATCTTGAGCAGCTGTTGCGTCACGCTCAGGCCGCGTACTCCGAGGATGTGAAGTGGAAGGTCACGCAGGAAGAGTCGCTCGAAATGCTGCTGGACTTCTTTGCCCAGCGGCTACGCGCCATGTTCACCGGACAAGGCTTCGCCACCCGCGTGGTGGATGCCGCCATCGGTGCCGGTTACAGCGATATTCACACCCTCAAGGCACGCCTTGAGGCCCTGTCCCGCTTCAGCGAGAGCGAAGGCTTTGAACAGGCGGTGCTGACCTTCAAGCGTGCGGCGAACATCATCCGCAAGCAGGGCGAGGAAGCCGGTCAGGAGCTTACCGGTGGCTTCGACCTCGACATGCTTGAGGACGACGCCGAAAAGGCGCTTGCAGAGCGCATGGAAGAATCCGCTCCGCGCTTTGAGCAGCTCTGGGCCGACGGCGACTTTGACGGGCTGTTCGGTCAGCTTGCGGAACTGCGGCCCAGCGTGGACGCCTTCTTTGACAATGTCATGGTCATGTGTGAAGATTCTTCACTCAGGGCCAACCGCCTGAATCTGCTGAAGGCTTTGGTCGACAGGCTGGGACGCCTTGCCGACTTCAATGCCCTTCAGGTCTAG
- the rpsT gene encoding 30S ribosomal protein S20, translating to MANHKSAVKRHRQSLVRNLRNRMAKTRIKNSVKAVQTAIEEKDAAKATEAMKEVTSVMDKAARKKVIHWRQAQRRVSRLQQAVNKIG from the coding sequence TTGGCTAACCACAAGTCCGCCGTAAAAAGGCACCGCCAGAGCCTGGTCCGTAACCTGCGCAACCGCATGGCCAAGACCCGCATCAAGAATTCCGTCAAGGCCGTCCAGACTGCCATTGAAGAAAAGGATGCCGCCAAGGCTACCGAAGCCATGAAGGAAGTCACCTCCGTCATGGACAAGGCCGCCCGCAAGAAAGTCATCCACTGGCGTCAGGCTCAGCGCCGCGTCTCCCGTCTGCAGCAGGCCGTCAACAAGATCGGCTAA
- a CDS encoding Crp/Fnr family transcriptional regulator — protein MESIDAVRSVSLFQGLPDNQLERLSQIAVCKHYKRNELIFESDTPANGFYATLSGRVKIFRMSPSGKEQILHIFGAGESFAEVPVFQGSTFPVHAQTLDPSELMFIPRREFERIISQDPDLAMKMMGQLAERLRILVNKIEELSLKEAPSRVASYLLLLASSHDSNTFRLDLPKGQIAFYLGTIQETLSRILKRFTEDELIEMSGKDITVLHPDGLREIADEGR, from the coding sequence ATGGAGAGCATTGACGCGGTGCGTTCGGTTTCCCTTTTTCAGGGGCTGCCGGACAACCAACTGGAGCGACTGTCGCAAATCGCCGTCTGCAAGCATTACAAACGAAACGAACTGATCTTCGAATCCGACACGCCGGCAAACGGTTTCTACGCCACGCTTTCAGGGAGAGTGAAGATCTTCCGCATGTCCCCTTCGGGAAAAGAGCAGATACTGCACATCTTCGGCGCCGGTGAGTCCTTTGCCGAGGTCCCGGTCTTTCAGGGCTCGACCTTCCCGGTCCATGCCCAGACGCTGGACCCTTCCGAACTCATGTTCATCCCGCGACGTGAATTCGAACGCATCATCAGTCAGGACCCGGATCTGGCCATGAAGATGATGGGACAGCTGGCCGAACGGCTGAGGATTCTCGTGAACAAGATCGAGGAACTGAGCCTCAAGGAAGCCCCCTCCCGGGTAGCCTCTTACCTGCTTTTGCTGGCCTCCTCGCACGACTCCAATACCTTCCGGCTGGACCTTCCCAAAGGCCAGATCGCCTTTTATCTCGGCACCATTCAGGAAACGCTTTCCCGCATCCTGAAGCGTTTCACCGAGGATGAACTCATCGAGATGTCCGGAAAGGACATAACGGTTCTGCATCCCGACGGCCTGCGCGAGATCGCAGACGAAGGACGTTGA
- a CDS encoding 4Fe-4S binding protein, giving the protein MNILIAILTSLSLILLGAHHLRFGEPGLTAAMLVLAALFLARRAWVRIPVLFTLFWGAWTWADATYGFVRMRILMGADWERLVVIMGAVMLVTLAAVLLNIAPAQAGWYRKGTENARARGAVFVLTCIGLGIASAKVSFPVLLLERFAPGWGWLEIILLAIYAQWVVNMMLDRTKQPKVRRRIWAGFSAVFFLQLLMGLLGVDRMLMTGELHLPVPALIAAGPVFRGEGFFMPILFGVTLILVGPAWCSHLCYIGAWDDSASRMGARRPANLGRRIVLLTRVASLVLVVAAAYAMRLTGVSWMTAVWSAAIFGMVGVIIMATVSRRMGTMVHCTTFCPMGVVANVLGKISPWRIRIGRDCTGCNVCFSRCRYSALDARALQEGRPSLSCTLCGDCVGACRHGQLEYAFPGLTAEAARAAFLVMVVGLHAVFLGVARI; this is encoded by the coding sequence ATGAATATCCTTATCGCCATACTGACTTCCCTGTCGCTGATTCTGCTCGGCGCGCACCACCTTCGCTTCGGCGAACCGGGGCTGACCGCCGCAATGCTGGTTCTGGCGGCACTGTTCCTCGCCCGAAGAGCGTGGGTGCGGATTCCGGTGCTGTTTACACTCTTCTGGGGCGCGTGGACTTGGGCTGACGCTACTTACGGATTTGTTCGTATGCGTATCCTCATGGGAGCAGACTGGGAACGGCTGGTGGTGATCATGGGTGCGGTGATGCTAGTAACGCTGGCCGCCGTCTTGCTCAATATCGCTCCGGCACAGGCCGGGTGGTACCGCAAGGGCACGGAGAACGCCAGAGCACGGGGAGCCGTGTTTGTGCTCACCTGCATAGGTCTCGGCATTGCGAGCGCCAAGGTGTCTTTCCCCGTGCTGCTGCTTGAACGTTTTGCGCCGGGCTGGGGCTGGCTGGAGATCATCCTTCTCGCCATCTACGCCCAGTGGGTCGTGAACATGATGCTCGATCGCACGAAGCAGCCCAAGGTCCGCAGGCGTATATGGGCCGGATTTTCGGCAGTGTTCTTTTTGCAACTGCTCATGGGGCTGCTCGGTGTGGACCGGATGCTCATGACCGGCGAGCTGCATCTGCCGGTCCCCGCCCTGATCGCGGCCGGACCGGTCTTTCGGGGAGAAGGTTTCTTCATGCCGATCCTGTTCGGCGTGACGCTCATCCTCGTCGGGCCTGCATGGTGCAGCCATCTCTGCTACATCGGCGCATGGGATGATTCGGCTTCCCGCATGGGAGCGCGCCGTCCGGCTAATCTGGGACGAAGGATTGTTCTGCTGACCCGAGTCGCATCCCTCGTGCTGGTCGTGGCAGCGGCATATGCCATGCGGCTGACCGGAGTGTCCTGGATGACGGCGGTCTGGAGCGCGGCGATTTTCGGGATGGTGGGTGTGATTATCATGGCGACGGTTTCCCGGCGTATGGGAACCATGGTACACTGTACGACATTTTGCCCCATGGGTGTGGTGGCGAACGTGTTGGGAAAGATTTCCCCGTGGCGCATCCGCATCGGCAGAGACTGCACCGGCTGCAACGTCTGCTTCAGCCGCTGCCGCTACTCTGCTCTGGATGCCCGGGCCCTGCAGGAAGGCAGACCGTCCCTGAGTTGTACGCTTTGCGGAGACTGTGTGGGAGCCTGCCGTCACGGGCAGTTGGAATATGCATTCCCCGGCCTGACCGCCGAGGCAGCGCGAGCAGCGTTTCTGGTCATGGTGGTCGGCCTGCACGCCGTATTCCTCGGCGTTGCGAGAATATAG
- a CDS encoding ATP-binding protein has protein sequence MITNRKIIRIDEEKCDGCGLCVTGCDEGALQIIDGKARLVKENFCDGLGACIGECPQGALTIEERPAEDFEPEAVKEHLKKQGRDIPDHLPTTEEVRGTPVRPMGGGCPGSQLRKMTPCGQANKPKEQKTAEGSSLSHWPVQLRLVPPTAPFLQNADVLLTADCVPVALPGYHSDYVAGKVVLMGCPKFDNQMEYANKLADMVNTANLNSITVMEMEVPCCSTMSVILDKAFEMAGRRVPVTKLTISLDGRVINTETFEA, from the coding sequence ATGATTACCAATAGAAAGATCATTCGCATCGACGAAGAGAAGTGCGACGGCTGCGGCCTGTGCGTCACCGGCTGTGACGAGGGTGCTCTGCAGATAATCGACGGAAAGGCCCGGCTCGTGAAGGAAAACTTCTGCGACGGTCTTGGAGCGTGCATCGGCGAATGCCCTCAGGGGGCGCTGACCATCGAGGAACGTCCGGCAGAGGACTTTGAACCGGAAGCCGTGAAGGAGCACCTCAAGAAGCAGGGACGCGACATCCCTGATCACCTGCCCACCACCGAGGAAGTGCGTGGTACCCCCGTGCGGCCCATGGGTGGCGGTTGTCCCGGTTCCCAGCTGCGCAAGATGACACCCTGTGGTCAGGCAAACAAGCCCAAGGAGCAGAAGACTGCCGAAGGCTCCAGCCTGTCCCACTGGCCCGTGCAGCTGCGCCTTGTTCCGCCGACCGCGCCGTTCCTGCAGAACGCCGATGTGCTGCTGACCGCAGACTGCGTGCCCGTGGCGCTGCCCGGCTACCATTCGGACTACGTGGCAGGCAAGGTTGTGCTCATGGGCTGCCCCAAGTTCGACAACCAGATGGAATACGCCAATAAGCTGGCGGACATGGTGAACACGGCAAACCTGAATTCCATCACCGTGATGGAAATGGAGGTTCCCTGCTGCTCCACCATGAGCGTCATTCTGGACAAGGCCTTCGAGATGGCGGGAAGGCGGGTCCCCGTGACCAAGCTGACCATCTCGCTTGACGGCCGTGTCATCAATACCGAAACCTTTGAAGCGTAA
- a CDS encoding cupin domain-containing protein, whose amino-acid sequence MRKIDLIAENGFKEKTFSNMLVHDCAFVKVINFNFEPGQELPVHSHDIEGELTITVLEGGGQFLGADGAEIPAKPGDVLVSEIADPHGFRAESRTRLLVHIAPPI is encoded by the coding sequence ATGCGCAAGATCGACCTCATCGCAGAAAACGGATTCAAGGAGAAGACCTTCAGCAACATGCTCGTGCACGACTGCGCGTTCGTGAAGGTCATCAACTTCAACTTCGAACCGGGGCAGGAACTGCCTGTGCACAGCCACGATATCGAGGGCGAGCTGACCATCACCGTCCTTGAGGGCGGCGGCCAGTTCCTCGGTGCCGACGGCGCGGAAATCCCGGCCAAGCCCGGCGACGTGCTGGTGAGCGAAATTGCGGACCCGCACGGCTTCCGTGCCGAGAGTCGTACACGCCTGCTGGTTCACATCGCGCCCCCGATCTAG
- a CDS encoding NAD(P)/FAD-dependent oxidoreductase — protein sequence MSATPKGAILQRDKKTYAIVPRTPVGLVTPDSLEAIARAARKYDVPIMKITSGQRIAMVGLEEENVDKVWEDLKMEIGPAVGLCVHYVQACPGTEVCSLGQRDSLGFGLELEDHFVGYEMPAKLKIGISGCPMCCAESYVRDVGLIGKKKGWTVVVGGNASGRPRIGDVLAEDLSRGEAREVVTRFIDFYRDNSGKRQRAARFVEKVGIDEVVKQVLRR from the coding sequence ATGTCCGCCACGCCAAAAGGCGCCATCCTTCAACGCGACAAGAAAACATACGCCATCGTCCCGCGCACGCCGGTGGGACTCGTGACCCCCGACTCCCTCGAAGCGATCGCGCGGGCAGCCAGAAAATACGACGTTCCCATCATGAAGATAACCTCGGGCCAGCGCATTGCCATGGTCGGCCTTGAGGAAGAGAACGTGGACAAGGTCTGGGAAGACCTCAAGATGGAAATCGGCCCGGCGGTCGGGCTCTGTGTCCACTATGTTCAGGCCTGTCCGGGTACCGAGGTATGCAGCCTCGGCCAGCGCGATTCCCTCGGCTTCGGCCTTGAACTCGAAGACCATTTCGTGGGCTACGAGATGCCTGCCAAACTCAAGATTGGTATCTCCGGCTGCCCCATGTGCTGCGCCGAGTCCTATGTTCGCGACGTGGGCCTTATCGGCAAGAAAAAAGGCTGGACTGTGGTTGTCGGCGGCAACGCTTCCGGCAGACCCCGCATCGGCGATGTGCTTGCAGAAGACCTGAGCCGGGGCGAAGCCCGCGAGGTCGTGACCCGTTTCATCGATTTTTACCGCGACAACTCCGGCAAGCGCCAGCGCGCAGCCCGTTTCGTGGAAAAGGTCGGCATCGACGAGGTCGTCAAGCAGGTCCTGCGCCGCTAG